A portion of the Anoxybacillus gonensis genome contains these proteins:
- a CDS encoding YpmS family protein, which translates to MKWKILFFSLLGINALMIVLLLFYMFQPSSSPNVSNIKGEGPTFTVQTSKQHMNTLIRDYIQKHKKEGELSYDVQLADRLYITSAIPIFGKQVDLTMAFDPNVDESGNIILAHPTMTFGQLRLPVPYVLAYIEKHASLPNWVKVDAEKERIYIVVSDIRIKKGYMLKAKTFDLSKDDMTFTVTITK; encoded by the coding sequence GTGAAGTGGAAAATTTTATTTTTTAGCTTGTTAGGGATAAACGCTCTAATGATCGTGTTACTACTTTTTTATATGTTTCAGCCATCTTCTTCCCCAAATGTCTCAAACATCAAAGGGGAAGGACCAACATTTACTGTGCAAACATCTAAACAACATATGAATACGTTAATTCGTGATTATATCCAGAAGCATAAAAAAGAAGGGGAATTGTCTTATGATGTTCAATTAGCTGATCGCCTCTATATTACAAGTGCGATTCCGATATTCGGAAAACAAGTCGATTTAACGATGGCATTTGATCCAAATGTTGATGAAAGCGGGAACATTATACTGGCTCATCCAACAATGACATTCGGACAGCTTCGTTTGCCTGTTCCATATGTATTGGCGTATATAGAAAAGCATGCGTCTTTACCGAATTGGGTGAAAGTGGATGCGGAAAAAGAGCGCATTTATATTGTTGTCAGCGATATTCGTATAAAAAAAGGATATATGCTTAAAGCGAAAACGTTTGATTTAAGTAAAGATGATATGACTTTTACAGTTACAATTACAAAATAG